A section of the Stenotrophomonas acidaminiphila genome encodes:
- a CDS encoding ribonuclease R — protein MKNKKTTGAGKAPKSAPGATPGKPRKSAKLPPWMPESLATPAKGGRGKSRDTAPPKSFVRGRSRPAPAAVLDDPYAAREAERYAQPIASREAILQLLDRCDGPQNAEEIGARLGLTEPDRADALAKRLGAMVRDGQLVQNRRGGFAPVLVTNLIPGVVIANPEGFGFLRPDEGGDDLFLPPYEMRKVMHGDRALANVTGIDRRGRREGSIARVLERGVNRLIGNFSVELGINYVVPDDKRIQRSIQIPADATGGAKDGQLVVCELTQAPDTRRPPIGKVIAVLGDKLTPSLVVETAIHGHDLPHEFPPEVLDEATAIPMTVDPAMIGTRVDLRALPLVTIDGEDAKDFDDAVFCEPNRDGFRLVVAIADVSHYVRPGTPLDEEALKRATSVYFPGYVVPMLPETLSNGICSLRPKEDRMCFVCDMQVDRKGEVVQSRFYEAVMNSHARLTYTQVWNAVGEDDADAKAFIGPLLPQIQSLHQLYRILAKARERRGAIEFESSEVRFVLDNRGEVTQAGMLVRNDAHKLIEECMIAANVEAARYLLATHIPAPFRVHERPPESKFADLLEFLKEFKLSLPAWSKVQPGDYTRLLKKVRERPDAALLESVLLRSQSLAVYSPDNNGHFGLALEAYAHFTSPIRRYPDLLVHRAIKYALTGGPRDKYTYTPREMAALALQCSERERRADEAEREVDERFRAAWMEKHVGGQFDGVISGVTSFGLFVELDDSKVNGLVHVTQLPHDYYQFDPLRKTLTGDRRGVQFRLGDRVRILVLKASMEDRKIDFRLVERLDGDASAADQGLPPLPPRGKPAKRAKQKY, from the coding sequence ATGAAAAACAAAAAGACCACCGGGGCCGGCAAGGCTCCCAAGTCCGCCCCCGGCGCAACGCCGGGCAAGCCGCGCAAGTCGGCCAAGCTGCCGCCGTGGATGCCGGAGAGCCTGGCCACGCCCGCCAAGGGCGGCCGCGGCAAATCCCGCGACACCGCGCCACCGAAGAGTTTCGTGCGTGGTCGCTCGCGGCCGGCACCGGCCGCGGTCCTCGACGACCCCTATGCCGCGCGCGAAGCCGAACGCTACGCCCAGCCCATTGCCAGCCGCGAGGCGATCCTGCAGCTGCTGGACCGCTGCGACGGGCCGCAGAACGCCGAGGAGATCGGCGCCCGGCTCGGTCTGACCGAGCCGGATCGGGCCGACGCGCTGGCCAAGCGCCTGGGCGCGATGGTGCGCGACGGGCAACTGGTGCAGAACCGCCGCGGCGGCTTCGCCCCGGTGCTGGTCACCAACCTGATTCCCGGCGTGGTCATCGCCAACCCCGAAGGCTTCGGTTTCCTGCGCCCGGACGAGGGCGGCGACGACCTGTTCCTGCCGCCGTACGAAATGCGCAAGGTCATGCATGGCGACCGCGCGCTGGCCAATGTCACCGGCATCGACCGCCGCGGCCGCCGTGAAGGCAGCATCGCGCGCGTGCTCGAGCGTGGCGTCAACCGCCTGATCGGCAACTTCAGCGTGGAGCTGGGCATCAACTACGTGGTGCCCGACGACAAGCGCATCCAGCGCAGCATCCAGATCCCGGCCGACGCCACCGGCGGGGCCAAGGACGGGCAGCTGGTGGTGTGCGAGTTGACCCAGGCCCCGGATACGCGGCGACCGCCGATCGGCAAGGTCATCGCGGTGCTCGGCGACAAGCTGACCCCGTCGCTGGTGGTGGAAACCGCCATCCACGGCCACGACCTGCCGCATGAGTTCCCGCCGGAAGTGCTGGACGAGGCGACGGCGATCCCGATGACCGTGGACCCGGCGATGATCGGCACCCGCGTGGACCTGCGCGCGCTGCCGCTGGTGACCATCGACGGCGAGGATGCCAAGGACTTCGACGACGCGGTGTTCTGCGAGCCGAACCGCGACGGCTTCCGCTTGGTGGTGGCCATCGCCGACGTCTCACATTACGTGCGCCCCGGCACCCCGCTGGACGAGGAGGCGCTCAAGCGCGCCACCTCGGTGTACTTCCCCGGGTACGTGGTGCCGATGCTGCCGGAGACGCTGTCCAACGGCATCTGCTCGCTGCGGCCGAAGGAAGACCGCATGTGCTTCGTCTGCGACATGCAGGTGGACCGCAAGGGCGAGGTGGTGCAGTCGCGTTTCTACGAGGCGGTGATGAACTCGCACGCGCGCCTGACCTACACCCAGGTGTGGAACGCGGTGGGCGAGGACGACGCCGACGCCAAGGCCTTCATCGGCCCGCTGCTGCCGCAGATCCAGAGCCTGCACCAGCTGTACCGCATCCTGGCCAAGGCCCGCGAACGCCGTGGCGCCATCGAGTTCGAATCCTCGGAAGTGCGCTTCGTGCTGGACAACCGCGGCGAGGTCACCCAGGCCGGGATGCTGGTACGCAACGACGCGCACAAGCTGATCGAGGAATGCATGATCGCGGCCAACGTCGAGGCCGCGCGCTACCTGCTGGCCACCCACATCCCGGCGCCGTTCCGGGTGCACGAGCGGCCGCCGGAATCCAAGTTCGCCGACCTGCTGGAGTTCCTCAAGGAGTTCAAACTGAGCCTGCCGGCGTGGAGCAAGGTGCAGCCGGGCGACTACACCCGGTTGCTGAAGAAGGTGCGCGAGCGCCCGGACGCGGCGCTGCTGGAATCGGTGCTGCTGCGCAGCCAGTCGCTGGCGGTGTACTCGCCGGACAACAACGGCCACTTCGGCCTGGCGCTGGAGGCCTACGCGCACTTCACCTCGCCGATCCGCCGCTATCCGGACCTGCTGGTGCACCGTGCCATCAAGTACGCGCTCACCGGCGGCCCGCGCGACAAGTACACCTACACCCCGCGCGAGATGGCGGCGCTGGCGCTGCAGTGTTCCGAGCGCGAGCGCCGGGCCGACGAGGCCGAGCGCGAGGTGGACGAGCGCTTCCGCGCGGCATGGATGGAAAAGCACGTCGGCGGCCAGTTCGACGGCGTGATCAGCGGCGTGACCAGCTTCGGCCTGTTCGTGGAGCTGGACGACTCCAAGGTCAACGGGCTGGTGCACGTCACCCAGCTGCCGCACGATTACTACCAGTTCGATCCGCTGCGCAAGACGCTTACCGGCGACCGTCGCGGCGTCCAGTTCCGGCTCGGCGACCGGGTACGCATCCTGGTGCTCAAGGCCAGCATGGAAGACCGCAAGATCGACTTCCGCCTGGTCGAGCGGCTCGATGGCGACGCCAGCGCGGCGGACCAGGGCCTGCCACCGCTGCCGCCGCGCGGCAAGCCGGCCAAGCGCGCCAAGCAGAAGTACTGA
- the emrB gene encoding MFS transporter (multidrug MFS transporte; with EmrA is involved in resistance to hydrophobic antibiotics such as nalidixic acid) → MSAQAPAMPQPAAGFAPPSVALCTVGLAMASFMQVLDTTIANVSLPTIAGNLGASSQQATWVITSFAVSTAIALPLTGWLSRRFGERRLFVWATLAFVITSLLCGLAQSMGMLVLSRALQGFVAGPMYPITQSLLVSIYPREKRGQALALLAMITVVAPICGPILGGWITDNYSWEWIFLINVPLGIFAALVVGAQLKGRPEHIDRPKMDYVGLVTLVIGVGALQLVLDLGNDEDWFASTKIVVLSCVAVVSLAMFLIWELTDKDPIVDLRLFRHRNFRAGTLAMVVAYAAFFSVALMMPLWLQRDMGYTAIWAGLATAPIGVLPVILAPLVGKYASRYDMRMLASIAFVFLSLTSFMRSGFNLQVDFQHVAGVQLIMGVGVALFFMPVLQILLSDLDGREIAAGSGLATFLRTLGGSFAASLTTWLWAHRTQQHHAHLTEHVSVYTPGMQEQVLAMGHGDLQHGAALLNSMIDHQASQMGFNDIFYLLGWTFLAIIAFLWLAKPPFGAGAGAASAGGH, encoded by the coding sequence ATGTCCGCTCAAGCTCCGGCCATGCCGCAGCCGGCCGCCGGTTTCGCGCCGCCCAGCGTGGCGCTGTGTACCGTGGGCCTGGCGATGGCCTCGTTCATGCAGGTGCTCGACACCACCATCGCCAACGTCTCGTTGCCGACCATCGCCGGCAACCTCGGCGCCAGTTCGCAGCAGGCGACCTGGGTGATCACCTCGTTCGCGGTCAGCACCGCCATCGCGCTGCCGCTGACCGGCTGGCTCAGCCGCCGTTTCGGCGAACGCAGGCTGTTCGTGTGGGCGACGCTGGCGTTCGTCATCACCTCGCTGCTGTGCGGCCTGGCGCAGAGCATGGGCATGCTGGTGCTGTCGCGTGCGCTGCAGGGCTTCGTCGCCGGGCCGATGTACCCGATCACGCAGTCGCTGCTGGTGTCGATCTACCCGCGCGAGAAACGCGGCCAGGCGCTGGCGCTGCTGGCCATGATCACGGTGGTCGCACCGATCTGCGGGCCGATCCTCGGTGGCTGGATCACCGACAACTACAGCTGGGAGTGGATCTTCCTGATCAACGTGCCGCTGGGCATCTTCGCCGCGCTGGTGGTCGGCGCGCAGCTCAAGGGCCGGCCCGAGCACATCGACAGGCCGAAGATGGACTACGTCGGCCTGGTCACCCTGGTGATCGGCGTCGGTGCGCTGCAGCTGGTGCTCGACCTGGGCAACGACGAGGACTGGTTCGCCTCGACCAAGATCGTGGTGCTGTCATGCGTGGCAGTGGTGTCGCTGGCGATGTTCCTGATCTGGGAACTGACCGACAAGGACCCCATCGTCGACCTGCGCCTGTTCCGCCACCGCAACTTCCGCGCCGGCACCCTGGCGATGGTGGTGGCGTACGCAGCGTTCTTCAGCGTGGCGCTGATGATGCCGCTGTGGCTGCAGCGCGACATGGGCTACACCGCGATCTGGGCGGGCCTGGCGACGGCGCCGATCGGCGTGCTGCCGGTGATCCTGGCGCCGCTGGTGGGCAAGTACGCGTCGCGCTATGACATGCGCATGCTCGCCTCCATCGCCTTCGTGTTCCTGTCGTTGACCAGCTTCATGCGCTCGGGCTTCAACCTGCAGGTGGACTTCCAGCACGTGGCCGGGGTGCAGCTGATCATGGGCGTGGGCGTGGCCCTGTTCTTCATGCCGGTGCTGCAGATCCTGCTGTCGGACCTGGACGGGCGCGAGATCGCCGCCGGCTCCGGCCTGGCCACTTTCCTGCGCACGCTGGGCGGCAGCTTCGCCGCGTCGCTGACCACCTGGCTGTGGGCGCACCGCACCCAGCAGCACCATGCGCACCTGACCGAACATGTATCGGTGTATACGCCCGGCATGCAGGAGCAGGTGCTGGCGATGGGGCACGGTGACCTGCAGCACGGCGCCGCGCTGTTGAACAGCATGATCGACCACCAGGCCTCGCAGATGGGCTTCAACGACATCTTCTATCTGCTGGGCTGGACGTTCCTGGCGATCATCGCCTTCCTGTGGCTGGCCAAACCGCCGTTCGGCGCCGGTGCCGGCGCGGCCAGTGCCGGCGGTCATTGA
- a CDS encoding multidrug RND transporter has product MIPFPVSHSLRQRARPLLPATLVLALAACASSGGLQPQGRLLDTGSLHSERTLATSDLSVAAFPASDWWRAFGDPQLDALVAEALAGHPSLDAADARLRQAQAQAGIARAERLPSLSVSGGYTGVRLPESMVGEELGGRYMGSGQVAFDFSYGFDLWGGKRASWEAAVDTAHAAAVDAQAARLKLASGMVQAYVELDRAWRAHDIAEQELERARKTLQLVRQRRAAGIDSDLQVRQAEARVPAAQQQLQAAQQQIDAARTALAALLGQGPDRGLVIARPQALDVTALQLPGVLPSELLGRRPDIVAARWRVEAAARQIKVAKARFYPSFNLTALAGVVAPNVGDLLRSGSTFAYLGPALSLPIFEGGRLRAGLAGADASYDLAVAGYNQAVVDALREVADQVNAVRSLEQQVQSQQQAVATAGSAFELAGQRYRAGIGNYLDVLSAQSQLLGAQQALTALHSQQLLAAARLSQALGGGYAPSADGVAAPLSSSSPVSPHS; this is encoded by the coding sequence ATGATCCCTTTCCCCGTCTCCCACTCCCTGCGCCAGCGCGCGCGGCCACTGTTGCCGGCGACGCTGGTGCTGGCGCTCGCCGCCTGCGCCAGCAGCGGCGGACTGCAGCCGCAGGGGCGGCTGCTCGACACCGGCAGCCTGCACAGCGAACGCACCCTGGCCACCAGCGACCTGTCGGTGGCCGCGTTCCCGGCCAGTGACTGGTGGCGTGCCTTCGGCGACCCGCAGCTCGACGCGCTGGTGGCCGAGGCGCTGGCCGGCCATCCCAGCCTGGACGCGGCCGACGCACGCCTGCGCCAGGCCCAGGCGCAGGCCGGCATCGCCCGCGCCGAGCGCCTGCCGAGCCTGTCCGTCTCCGGCGGCTACACCGGCGTGCGCCTGCCCGAATCGATGGTCGGCGAGGAACTCGGTGGCCGCTACATGGGCAGTGGCCAGGTCGCATTCGATTTCAGCTACGGCTTCGACCTGTGGGGCGGCAAGCGCGCCAGCTGGGAAGCGGCGGTGGACACGGCGCATGCCGCCGCCGTCGATGCCCAGGCCGCGCGCCTGAAGCTGGCCTCGGGCATGGTCCAGGCCTATGTCGAACTGGATCGTGCCTGGCGTGCCCACGACATCGCCGAGCAGGAGCTGGAGCGTGCGCGCAAGACCCTGCAGCTGGTGCGCCAGCGCCGCGCCGCCGGCATCGACAGCGACCTGCAGGTGCGCCAGGCCGAAGCCCGGGTTCCCGCCGCGCAGCAGCAGCTGCAGGCCGCGCAGCAGCAGATCGACGCCGCGCGCACCGCGCTGGCCGCGTTGCTCGGCCAGGGCCCGGACCGCGGCCTGGTCATCGCCCGTCCGCAGGCGCTGGACGTCACCGCGCTGCAGCTGCCGGGCGTGCTGCCCAGCGAGCTGCTCGGGCGCCGCCCGGACATCGTCGCCGCGCGCTGGCGGGTGGAAGCGGCCGCCAGGCAGATCAAGGTCGCCAAGGCCCGGTTCTACCCCAGCTTCAACCTGACCGCGCTGGCCGGGGTGGTCGCGCCCAACGTCGGCGACCTGCTCAGGAGTGGTTCCACTTTCGCCTACCTTGGTCCGGCGCTGAGTCTGCCGATCTTCGAAGGTGGCCGCCTGCGCGCGGGCCTTGCCGGTGCCGACGCCAGCTACGACCTGGCCGTGGCCGGCTACAACCAGGCCGTGGTCGATGCGCTGCGCGAGGTGGCCGACCAGGTCAACGCGGTGCGCTCGCTCGAGCAGCAGGTGCAGTCGCAGCAGCAGGCGGTCGCCACCGCCGGCTCGGCGTTCGAGCTGGCCGGCCAACGCTACCGCGCGGGCATCGGCAACTACCTGGACGTGCTATCCGCGCAGTCGCAGCTGCTCGGTGCGCAGCAGGCGCTGACCGCGCTGCATTCGCAGCAGCTGCTCGCCGCCGCGCGCTTGAGCCAGGCGCTGGGCGGCGGCTATGCGCCGTCGGCCGACGGCGTCGCCGCCCCGCTGTCCTCCTCTTCCCCCGTGTCCCCGCATTCCTGA
- a CDS encoding MarR family transcriptional regulator yields MICATTNPPSFGLLLRQTRDGLARQLDASMAEENIGIGFTHFVGLKTLAHMAPCTANELAQALDQVPSAVTRLLDKLESLGCVRREAHAQDRRALQIVLTEQGRELCARLKKRGDAVMDYAMRDLSPDERAQLMSLLTRIRDSLTPP; encoded by the coding sequence ATGATCTGCGCGACCACCAACCCCCCCAGCTTCGGCCTGCTGCTGCGCCAGACCCGCGACGGCCTGGCCCGGCAGCTCGACGCGTCGATGGCCGAAGAAAACATCGGCATCGGCTTCACCCATTTCGTGGGCCTGAAGACGCTGGCGCACATGGCCCCGTGCACCGCCAACGAACTGGCGCAGGCGCTGGACCAGGTGCCCAGCGCGGTCACCCGCCTGCTGGACAAGCTCGAATCGCTGGGCTGCGTGCGCCGCGAGGCGCATGCGCAGGACCGGCGGGCGCTGCAGATCGTGCTGACCGAACAGGGCCGCGAGCTGTGCGCGCGGCTCAAGAAGCGCGGCGACGCGGTGATGGATTACGCCATGCGTGACCTGAGCCCCGACGAACGCGCGCAGCTGATGTCCCTTCTCACCCGCATCCGCGACTCCCTGACGCCCCCATGA